One window of Erinaceus europaeus chromosome 6, mEriEur2.1, whole genome shotgun sequence genomic DNA carries:
- the MAP10 gene encoding microtubule-associated protein 10, producing MNLQQQQQQFHHLGNFPEQAGLSLNLGAPVQNPLRGRVLAAPGLFSLARTKALGFLACESPGESAMAPGRCERLFSLELVVDWVRLESGLPPPEVAVEAEREAEAAPPQSSSRPLRPAVAFRLLDFPTLLVYPPGGPTARAPEPQPGLFSFGRGKSCLFRWHPATLRRLLLGTPLYTMLLHLPPGHPTPAPQLLGACSISLGNLVHRVLARTSSSCTQGHRGSFSLHNEVGELIGDIALAYRLADLGSTLLGHLERPVTSVAVGVEAVELQKAPEVSSESQRGKQAASDSNSLDAGKPLVALKPPKKLKDLKAVVVQSEANSASTGSVENGVASAASSPNQDIRELDTETNIFCPPPLYYTHLPPPKMPPLQHKITIKPQVSLPEEFDGASVEERPANPPTHSSHLKHTNCTAQRTTPMLINPPPHVQDVGGSSQTSYLPQSEQDRINMISQLPLLNALLVELSVLYNQPMASPTRIHPHLSWLYRSENKKSPESYAKPTFDSARKDKLSTDGNEKAVSPQYKENQVANLKKGRYFRNSGIVPNRVPRGKLLYGLTNTLKLRLKQTNPAMLVVHEKREQYRKMQAQMLGAKLGITSSKIKVVNFAKHQQEHQMPKDQHLESVASFSEIQEFSEQTSGAFDNPGSTTETKLNCATEKTVDGESSTKSGALEGRKNQSNPTVPGRLIHTNSLGGKVEMKVQNTLVYQQFEDVSRIVVVDKEIDDREIKITESDFLTADKCEDKPCKNSCSESISELNYSDDFTSSCYFEESDTNEATSRILPTCNSSPRAGASKHSQYTHKSRETRLSTRETSSEKSSFLSPPFSIGSPVHSQKRSPIVMKLDRSLEESSSTSINDFSSLHWTEKKGNSISQNSVLGCKITKMDKDISVKLETRTDCKSLEKSQSLQTSQVSSYISSNLTELKDNDLDSSVSENFEEDDVEIGSLNISKQCKDISDLVVNKLPGYTV from the exons ATGAatttgcagcagcagcagcagcagtttcaccacttgggaaacttcCCTGAGCAGGCGGGCCTgagcctgaacctgg GGGCGCCTGTTCAAAATCCGTTAAGAGGGCGGGTACTGGCCGCGCCCGGTCTGTTCTCTCTCGCGAGAACCAAGGCGTTGGGCTTCTTGGCTTGTGAGTCTCCCGGAGAAAGTGCAATGGCGCCGGGTAGGTGCGAGCGGCTCTTCTCGCTGGAGCTGGTCGTTGACTGGGTACGTCTTGAAAGCGGGCTGCCGCCTCCCGAAGTCGCAGTGGAGGCGGAGCGGGAGGCGGAGGCGGCGCCCCCGCAGAGTTCATCTCGCCCCCTGCGGCCCGCCGTGGCCTTCCGCCTGCTGGACTTCCCCACGCTGCTGGTTTACCCTCCTGGCGGCCCGACTGCCCGCGCCCCGGAACCCCAGCCCGGGCTGTTCAGCTTTGGTCGCGGCAAGTCCTGTCTCTTCCGCTGGCACCCTGCCACCCTGCGCCGCCTGCTCCTGGGGACCCCGCTCTACACCATGCTGTTGCACCTGCCTCCTGGGCACCCAACTCCTGCCCCGCAGCTTCTGGGCGCCTGCAGCATCTCCCTGGGGAACTTGGTTCATAGAGTCCTGGCTCGCACCTCTTCCAGCTGCACCCAGGGCCATCGGGGCAGCTTCTCGCTGCACAATGAAGTGGGCGAGCTCATTGGGGATATCGCCTTGGCCTACCGCCTGGCTGACCTGGGAAGCACCTTGCTGGGTCATCTTGAGCGTCCAGTCACTTCTGTGGCAGTTGGAGTGGAAGCAGTGGAACTGCAGAAAGCTCCAGAGGTCAGTTCAGAAAGCCAGCGGGGAAAACAGGCAGCCTCAGACTCAAACTCACTAGATGCTGGTAAGCCGCTGGTAGCTTTAAAACCCCCAAAGAAGCTGAAAGATTTGAAGGCAGTAGTTGTCCAGAGTGAGGCCAACTCTGCTAGTACTGGTTCTGTGGAGAATGGGGTAGCCAGTGCTGCTAGTTCCCCAAATCAGGACATCAGAGAGCTGGACACTGAAACCAACATATTTTGCCCTCCTCCTCTGTATTATACTCATTTGCCCCCTCCAAAGATGCCCCCTTTACAGCATAAAATCACCATTAAGCCACAAGTGAGTCTACCAGAGGAATTTGATGGTGCATCAGTGGAAGAAAGACCTGCAAATCCCCCAACACATAGTAGTCATCTAAAACATACAAATTGTACAGCACAGAGGACAACTCCCATGCTTATAAACCCTCCTCCACACGTACAGGATGTAGGAGGAAGTAGTCAAACTAGTTATCTTCCTCAAAGTGAACAAGATAGAATTAATATGATAAGCCAGCTGCCTTTGCTAAATGCTTTGTTGGTTGAGTTGTCTGTGTTATACAACCAACCCATGGCCAGTCCTACTCGTATACATCCTCACTTATCCTGGTTATATAGAAGTGAGAATAAGAAGTCACCAGAATCTTATGCCAAACCCACCTTTGATTCTGCAAGGAAAGACAAACTCTCTACTGATGGAAATGAAAAGGCAGTGAGTCCTCAGTATAAAGAAAATCAAGTTGCAAATCTAAAGAAAGGCAGATACTTTAGAAATAGTGGTATAGTCCCCAACAGAGTCCCAAGAGGAAAGCTACTTTATGGCTTAACAAATACACTTAAACTTCGTTTAAAGCAAACAAACCCTGCTATGTTGGTAGTCCATGAAAAGAGAGAACAGTATAGAAAAATGCAAGCACAAATGTTAGGTGCAAAACTCGGAATTACATCTTCCAAAATTAAAGTAGTGAACTTTGCAAAACATCAGCAAGAGCACCAAATGCCCAAAGATCAGCATTTAGAATCAGTCGCATCTTTTTCAGAAATTCAAGAATTCTCAGAGCAGACCAGTGGGGCTTTTGATAATCCCGGCTCAACTACAGAAACTAAACTGAACTGTGCAACTGAAAAGACAGTTGATGGTGAGAGTAGTACCAAGAGTGGTgcactggaaggaaggaagaatcaaAGTaatcccactgtcccaggaaggcTTATTCATACAAACAGTCTGGGAGGAAAAGTAGAAATGAAAGTCCAAAATACACTTGTTTACCAACAGTTTGAAGATGTTAGCCGAATTGTAGTTGTTGATAAGGAAATAGATGACAGGGAGATTAAAATCACTGAGTCTGACTTTCTTACTGCTGACAAGTGTGAAGATAAGCCATGTAAAAATAGTTGCTCTGAAAGCATATCTGAACTAAACTATTCAGATGATTTCACCAGCTCTTGCTACTTTGAAGAATCTGATACTAATGAGGCTACTAGCAGAATTCTACCAACTTGCAACAGCAGTCCCAGGGCTGGAGCCTCAAAGCATAGTCAATATACACATAAATCTAGAGAAACAAGATTGTCTACAAGAGAAACTAGCAGCGAAAAGAGCTCTTTTCTTAGCCCACCTTTTTCAATTGGGTCACCAGTACACTCACAGAAAAGGTCACCTATTGTAATGAAGCTAGATAGAAGTTTAGAGGAATCATCTAGTACCTCCATAAATGATTTCTCTTCATTACACTGgactgagaaaaaaggaaactcCATATCCCAAAATAGTGTGCTTGGTTGTAAAATCACAAAGATGGATAAAGATATTTCAGTTAAACTGGAAACAAGAACTGATTGCAAGTCTTTAGAAAAAAGCCAGTCACTTCAGACATCTCAAGTGAGTTCTTATATATCATCTAATTTGACAGAACTAAAAGACAATGACCTGGATAGCAGTGTATCAGAAAACTTTGAAGAAGACGATGTTGAAATTGGTTCACTAAATATATCCAAGCAATGCAAAGATATTTCTGACTTAGTAGTAAATAAACTTCCAGGATATACAGTATAA